One Thermoanaerobacter pseudethanolicus ATCC 33223 DNA window includes the following coding sequences:
- a CDS encoding YCF48-related protein: MKKIFIGLLILTLFFSGCQINVKNHGNLAKPSNQNVSEDVTPNDIQNEKWRWSFKDNKISSLKDLQLYKSDDGGKTWTQIYIPVNKIPESAYKDAENIVPYFMDNNVWIAWIVPQTLHILKTKDGGLHWDIFKFEIGKYGEAISVLQFVTPEEGWILTTMNGAGMQINYLLKTNDGGKTWENVNITGKKNYDGIYSAADRSNMKFYNKNNGWISISNNLGPAPLLFRTTDGGKSWSKIELSVPEIYKNCYLSSANVPVFADNKQGKLILELYGPNKDNKLEKHILVYETIDGGNTWRLRKN, from the coding sequence ATGAAAAAAATATTTATTGGCTTGTTAATTTTAACTTTATTTTTTAGTGGGTGCCAGATTAATGTCAAAAATCATGGTAATTTAGCAAAGCCCTCCAACCAAAATGTAAGTGAAGATGTTACTCCTAATGATATCCAAAATGAAAAATGGAGATGGAGTTTCAAAGATAATAAGATTTCATCCTTGAAGGATTTGCAATTGTATAAAAGTGATGATGGGGGTAAAACATGGACACAAATTTATATCCCCGTTAATAAAATTCCTGAGAGTGCTTATAAAGATGCTGAGAATATAGTACCTTACTTTATGGATAATAATGTGTGGATAGCATGGATTGTCCCCCAAACATTACATATACTTAAAACAAAAGATGGAGGTTTACATTGGGATATATTTAAATTTGAAATCGGCAAATATGGAGAAGCTATATCAGTTCTTCAATTTGTTACTCCTGAAGAGGGTTGGATTTTGACCACAATGAATGGTGCAGGAATGCAGATAAACTATTTATTGAAAACCAATGACGGAGGTAAAACGTGGGAAAATGTGAATATAACAGGCAAAAAGAACTATGATGGGATTTATAGTGCGGCAGATCGTTCAAATATGAAATTTTACAACAAAAATAATGGATGGATTAGTATCTCAAACAACTTAGGTCCTGCTCCACTGCTTTTTAGAACAACAGATGGTGGGAAAAGTTGGTCAAAAATAGAATTATCTGTGCCTGAGATTTATAAGAATTGTTATCTTTCATCTGCAAATGTACCTGTATTTGCTGATAATAAACAGGGGAAATTAATTTTGGAACTTTATGGGCCTAATAAAGATAATAAATTAGAAAAACATATTTTAGTTTATGAAACAATAGATGGGGGTAATACGTGGAGATTAAGAAAGAATTAA
- a CDS encoding ExeA family protein, which produces MFTQYFGMKFNPFSKEISVNDLYISEDIAELNARLKYLQETRGIGLIVGEAGSGKSTALRKYAESLNRSTFKPCYFALSTLTVREFYQALAMILGETPSYKKVTLFHQIQRAITELYYSQKITPVIILDEIQLVSNDVLEDLRIIFNFNMDSQNPYILILSGQPHIRNKLALNVNSALRQRISIKYVMQGLKKEEIQDYIKTRMKIAGVMDDIFTPSAYEAIYSLTKGLPRIINNLVTASLLYAYSKRLREIDEEAIYQAQNEISL; this is translated from the coding sequence ATGTTTACCCAATATTTTGGAATGAAATTTAATCCATTTTCTAAAGAGATAAGTGTAAATGACCTTTATATAAGTGAAGACATTGCTGAATTAAATGCCAGGCTAAAATATTTACAAGAAACAAGGGGTATAGGACTTATCGTTGGGGAGGCGGGTTCAGGCAAATCTACCGCATTAAGAAAATATGCTGAAAGCCTCAATCGTTCTACATTTAAACCATGTTACTTTGCCCTTTCTACACTCACAGTGAGAGAATTCTATCAAGCATTGGCTATGATTTTAGGCGAAACCCCCTCATACAAAAAAGTAACGCTCTTTCACCAGATACAAAGAGCGATAACAGAACTTTATTACAGCCAGAAGATAACTCCTGTCATAATATTAGATGAAATACAACTGGTTTCTAATGATGTTCTTGAAGATTTGAGAATAATATTTAACTTTAATATGGATTCTCAAAACCCGTATATATTGATACTTTCAGGACAACCACACATAAGAAACAAACTAGCCTTGAATGTAAACAGTGCACTAAGGCAAAGAATTTCTATAAAGTATGTAATGCAAGGGCTAAAAAAAGAAGAAATTCAAGATTATATAAAAACAAGAATGAAAATAGCTGGAGTGATGGATGATATATTTACACCATCGGCATATGAAGCAATATATTCTCTAACAAAAGGGCTGCCAAGGATAATAAATAACCTGGTAACGGCTTCTCTTCTCTATGCGTATTCTAAAAGGCTAAGAGAAATAGATGAAGAAGCAATATACCAGGCACAAAATGAAATCAGTTTATGA
- the ltrA gene encoding group II intron reverse transcriptase/maturase, protein MDSKDMQRLQTTQQRGYPLNREMEFQKTTEVHSISSASEDGRNEVQRYTSKMLEMIVERGNMEAAYKRVVANKGSHGVDGMEVDELLPYLKENWATIKQQLLEGKYKPQPVRRVEIPKPDGGKRLLGIPTVLDRLIQQAIAQILNKVYNHTFSDSSYGFRPGRSAKDAIKAAEAYINEGYTWVVDMDLEKFFDRVNHDIIMSKLEKRIGDKRVLKLIRRYLESGVMINGIKVSTEEGTPQGGPLSPLLANIMLDELDKELEKRGHKFCRYADDCNIYVKSRSAGNRVMKSIKKFIESKLKLKVNEAKSAVDRPWRRKFLGFSFYTKENEVRIRIHEKSIKRFKEKVREITNRNKGISMENRIKRLNQITTGWVNYFGLADAKSIMKTLDEWIRRRLRACIWKQWKKIKTKHDNLVKLGVEEQKAWEYANTRKGYWRISNSPILNKTLTNKYFESIGYKSLSQRYLIVHNS, encoded by the coding sequence ATGGACTCGAAAGATATGCAGAGACTGCAGACAACTCAACAAAGAGGCTATCCGTTGAATAGAGAAATGGAATTTCAAAAGACAACGGAAGTGCATAGTATATCATCGGCGTCGGAAGATGGAAGAAACGAGGTACAAAGATATACCAGCAAGATGCTTGAAATGATAGTAGAACGAGGGAACATGGAAGCAGCATACAAGCGCGTTGTTGCAAATAAAGGAAGCCATGGAGTCGATGGGATGGAAGTAGATGAACTTCTACCGTATCTCAAAGAAAACTGGGCAACCATAAAACAACAACTGCTGGAGGGGAAATACAAACCACAACCAGTGCGAAGAGTAGAAATACCAAAACCTGATGGAGGGAAAAGACTACTAGGAATACCTACAGTACTAGACAGACTAATACAACAAGCAATAGCCCAAATACTAAATAAAGTCTACAACCATACATTTTCTGATAGCAGTTATGGATTCAGACCAGGACGCAGTGCAAAAGACGCAATAAAAGCCGCAGAAGCATACATAAATGAAGGATACACATGGGTTGTAGATATGGACTTAGAAAAGTTCTTTGACAGAGTAAACCACGACATAATAATGTCCAAACTAGAAAAGCGGATAGGAGACAAAAGAGTACTAAAGTTAATACGAAGATACCTAGAATCAGGAGTAATGATAAACGGAATCAAAGTATCAACAGAAGAAGGGACACCCCAAGGAGGGCCATTAAGTCCACTATTAGCAAACATAATGTTGGACGAACTAGACAAAGAACTTGAGAAACGAGGGCATAAATTCTGCCGATATGCAGATGACTGCAACATATATGTAAAAAGCAGGTCTGCAGGAAACAGAGTAATGAAGAGCATAAAGAAATTCATAGAAAGCAAATTAAAACTAAAAGTCAACGAAGCAAAAAGTGCTGTAGATAGACCATGGAGAAGAAAATTTCTTGGATTTTCATTCTACACAAAAGAAAACGAAGTAAGAATAAGAATCCATGAAAAATCCATCAAAAGGTTTAAGGAAAAAGTAAGAGAAATAACCAATCGGAACAAGGGAATAAGCATGGAAAACAGAATAAAAAGACTAAATCAAATAACAACAGGATGGGTCAACTATTTTGGATTAGCAGACGCGAAAAGCATAATGAAAACCCTTGACGAATGGATAAGGCGAAGACTAAGGGCATGTATATGGAAACAATGGAAGAAGATAAAAACGAAGCATGATAACTTAGTAAAACTAGGAGTAGAAGAACAAAAAGCCTGGGAATACGCCAATACAAGGAAAGGCTACTGGAGAATATCCAATAGCCCAATCCTAAATAAGACTCTTACAAATAAATACTTTGAAAGCATAGGTTATAAGAGTTTATCCCAAAGATATCTAATTGTACACAATTCCTAA
- a CDS encoding IS481 family transposase — MLDEKAREAIALKRFSLISPVLNGQVKNQKEYFDALSDKPIEIPYLGMRRYTPKTLRGWLYQYLRGGIEALKPGYRSDRGKYRKINFELSEKIKQKKLEHPEMPNKLLYETLIGEGIISPDKVSLSTFYRFLKNIPVKSLDKEKEGKTKRFSHEFINELWQTDVMYGPYIKEGKTKRQTYLIAYIDDASRLCTYARFYYTQNFLALRDSFKEAVLRRGIPKMLYTDNGKIYRSTQFEYICASLGTSLIHAEPFSPHSKGKIERFFHTVRMRFLSTIDPTSIKSIDELNMMFFKWLEEDYNRKEHSSIGMSPLDFFMSQISRVNMCGDIDMLNECFLIRVNRKVNKDATLKVENILYETEEKFKGMRLEVRYDPQWLKDNTPLLLFHEGKKVGEAYKVNFHENAKIPVEYIEDRKVVSENEDTVDFAAKPNPPVISFNDIID, encoded by the coding sequence ATGCTTGATGAAAAAGCGAGAGAAGCTATAGCATTAAAGAGATTTTCACTGATAAGTCCGGTGCTAAACGGACAGGTAAAAAATCAGAAAGAATATTTTGATGCTCTTTCCGATAAACCTATTGAGATACCTTATCTTGGAATGAGAAGATATACTCCCAAGACACTTAGAGGGTGGCTATATCAGTATTTAAGAGGCGGTATAGAAGCGTTAAAGCCGGGTTATCGAAGCGACAGAGGCAAATACAGAAAGATAAACTTTGAACTTTCAGAGAAAATAAAGCAAAAAAAGCTTGAACATCCTGAAATGCCAAACAAACTTCTTTATGAGACATTGATAGGAGAAGGAATAATCTCACCGGATAAAGTATCCCTTTCGACATTCTATAGGTTTTTGAAAAACATTCCTGTAAAATCTTTAGATAAAGAAAAAGAGGGTAAAACAAAGAGATTTTCCCATGAATTCATCAATGAACTGTGGCAGACTGATGTCATGTATGGGCCATATATTAAAGAAGGTAAAACAAAAAGGCAAACGTACCTTATTGCATATATAGATGATGCTTCCAGGCTGTGTACCTATGCTCGCTTTTACTATACCCAGAATTTTTTAGCTTTAAGAGACTCATTTAAAGAAGCAGTGCTAAGAAGGGGAATACCCAAAATGCTCTACACTGACAATGGAAAGATATATAGAAGCACTCAATTTGAATATATATGTGCATCATTAGGTACATCTCTTATTCATGCTGAGCCCTTTTCACCTCATTCAAAAGGGAAAATAGAAAGATTCTTTCATACGGTGAGAATGAGATTTTTAAGCACAATAGATCCTACATCCATAAAGAGTATAGATGAGCTCAATATGATGTTTTTTAAATGGCTGGAGGAGGATTACAACCGAAAAGAACATAGCAGTATTGGCATGAGTCCTTTAGATTTTTTCATGTCTCAAATATCAAGGGTAAATATGTGTGGTGACATAGATATGTTGAATGAATGTTTTCTCATAAGAGTAAATCGTAAAGTAAACAAAGATGCCACACTTAAAGTGGAAAATATACTTTACGAAACAGAAGAAAAGTTTAAAGGTATGCGCTTAGAAGTCAGATATGACCCGCAGTGGCTTAAGGATAATACACCCCTTTTACTTTTTCATGAAGGCAAAAAAGTAGGGGAAGCGTATAAGGTAAATTTTCATGAGAATGCTAAAATTCCTGTAGAATATATCGAAGACAGAAAGGTTGTAAGCGAAAATGAAGATACTGTGGATTTTGCTGCAAAACCTAATCCCCCAGTAATATCCTTTAATGATATCATTGATTAA
- a CDS encoding peptidoglycan-binding domain-containing protein, with protein sequence MKFQKDHNLTPDGIVGSQTWSALLPDT encoded by the coding sequence ATAAAGTTTCAAAAAGACCATAACTTAACACCTGATGGAATTGTTGGTTCTCAAACTTGGTCTGCATTGCTACCTGATACCTAA
- a CDS encoding DUF429 domain-containing protein encodes MNIDERVLGIDGAKGGWAVATCKNGKAFVQFFKKIEDVWHSYRDKLELVLIDIPIGLPHSEKRYRSCDEEARKFLGYPRSSSIFSPPCREVFKARDYKEALAINKKILGKGLSKQAWNIVPKIKEVDEFVIKNPEAVKFLKESHPEVAFKGLKGEVAKFSKRDEEGYKERIEFLRILFRKFGCEIVEDKIKGLRRDDIVDALILLATGILAIKKEGNICSFPTNFKEKDLLGLPMEIFFVKFSRLNEIFIE; translated from the coding sequence GTGAATATTGACGAAAGAGTTTTAGGTATAGACGGTGCTAAAGGCGGATGGGCTGTAGCTACTTGTAAAAATGGGAAGGCTTTTGTGCAATTTTTTAAAAAAATTGAGGATGTATGGCATTCTTACAGGGATAAATTAGAACTTGTTCTCATTGATATTCCCATTGGTCTTCCTCATTCGGAGAAAAGGTATAGAAGCTGTGATGAAGAAGCGAGGAAATTTCTGGGGTATCCTCGCTCTTCCAGTATATTTTCTCCTCCTTGCAGAGAAGTTTTTAAGGCTAGAGATTATAAAGAGGCACTAGCTATAAATAAAAAGATTTTGGGGAAAGGGTTGTCAAAACAAGCCTGGAATATTGTTCCCAAAATAAAGGAAGTGGATGAATTTGTAATTAAAAATCCAGAAGCAGTTAAATTTTTAAAAGAATCTCATCCAGAGGTGGCTTTTAAAGGCTTAAAAGGAGAGGTAGCAAAATTTAGTAAAAGAGATGAGGAAGGGTATAAAGAGAGAATAGAGTTTTTAAGAATACTTTTTAGAAAGTTTGGATGTGAGATAGTTGAAGATAAAATTAAAGGCTTAAGAAGAGACGATATAGTGGATGCTTTGATTTTACTTGCAACAGGGATTTTGGCTATTAAGAAAGAGGGAAATATATGCTCTTTCCCTACAAATTTTAAAGAAAAAGACCTTTTGGGGCTGCCAATGGAAATTTTCTTTGTAAAATTTAGCAGGTTAAATGAAATTTTTATAGAATAA
- a CDS encoding WD40/YVTN/BNR-like repeat-containing protein, translating to MPDAKTGFVAIERRDPGKSSLYMTSDGGYTWYKKNIPLLSKLSDKYIFVYSLKFVDGEIIWPISGFDDVKKDFAILFLVSKDNGNSWKEKAYFIYKNSPKEIYVLDEENWYVLFEDELFKTNNGGNTWEKLNIPQGTFQIQFIDNKTVWALASTSGGTNLFYSENGGYTWDKKF from the coding sequence TTGCCGGATGCAAAGACCGGTTTTGTTGCGATAGAAAGGCGGGATCCAGGAAAGTCTAGTTTATATATGACAAGTGACGGAGGATATACATGGTATAAGAAAAATATTCCTTTGCTTTCAAAATTGAGTGATAAATATATTTTTGTATATTCTCTTAAATTTGTTGATGGTGAAATAATTTGGCCAATATCTGGATTTGATGATGTGAAAAAGGATTTTGCAATACTGTTTTTAGTAAGCAAAGATAATGGGAACAGTTGGAAAGAAAAAGCTTATTTTATATATAAGAATTCTCCTAAGGAAATTTATGTATTAGATGAAGAAAACTGGTATGTTTTATTTGAAGATGAATTATTTAAAACAAATAACGGAGGAAATACATGGGAAAAGCTAAATATTCCTCAAGGTACATTTCAAATTCAATTTATAGATAATAAAACAGTGTGGGCTTTAGCTTCAACATCGGGTGGGACAAATTTATTTTACAGTGAAAATGGCGGTTATACGTGGGATAAGAAGTTTTAA
- a CDS encoding AEC family transporter, with translation METFFSAVQGVLIIVFILALGYYLSKIGWFDKSTSDLFAKLVINVSLPLNMIVNISTTFSKEQLEHSVRGLLIPFLSILLSYIVAYIFAETFKIKKGRKGVFVVIFSLSNTIFVGLPMAQALFGDIATPYALLYYMANTTILWTLGVYSVIRDVNGKERNVVNWDTIKRIFNPPLLGFIIGVIFVLANISLPKFLFESFRMIGNLTTPLSIFYIGIVIHEMGFDKFKLDKDAILVFIGRFLITPALVLLLNIFIPVPKLMRDVFVIMSAMPVLVNSAIIARVYGADYEFATSMITYTTISSVVIMPFLMVLLRVI, from the coding sequence ATGGAAACTTTCTTCTCTGCAGTTCAGGGAGTTTTAATAATTGTATTTATATTAGCACTTGGCTATTATCTATCAAAAATAGGGTGGTTTGATAAATCAACATCAGACCTTTTTGCAAAGCTTGTAATTAATGTATCTTTACCTCTTAATATGATTGTAAACATTTCTACAACTTTTTCTAAAGAACAACTAGAACACTCAGTAAGAGGACTTTTAATTCCGTTTTTATCTATACTTCTATCCTATATAGTGGCTTACATATTTGCTGAAACTTTTAAAATAAAAAAGGGAAGAAAAGGTGTTTTTGTAGTGATATTCTCCCTCTCAAATACTATTTTTGTTGGACTACCTATGGCTCAAGCTCTTTTTGGAGATATAGCAACACCTTACGCGCTTTTATATTACATGGCAAACACTACAATATTGTGGACTTTAGGAGTATATAGTGTTATAAGAGATGTAAATGGAAAAGAAAGAAACGTTGTAAACTGGGATACAATAAAGAGAATATTCAATCCTCCTCTTTTAGGTTTTATAATAGGAGTAATTTTTGTGCTTGCAAATATTTCTCTTCCAAAATTTCTCTTTGAAAGCTTTAGAATGATTGGAAATCTCACTACTCCTTTATCAATATTCTACATTGGCATAGTCATTCATGAAATGGGTTTTGATAAATTTAAACTTGACAAAGATGCCATTCTAGTTTTCATTGGAAGATTTTTAATAACTCCTGCCCTTGTATTGCTTCTAAACATATTCATCCCTGTGCCAAAGCTTATGAGGGATGTATTTGTCATAATGTCAGCAATGCCTGTGCTGGTAAACTCTGCAATTATAGCAAGAGTTTACGGAGCAGATTATGAATTTGCCACAAGTATGATCACATATACAACAATATCCAGTGTCGTTATAATGCCCTTTTTGATGGTCTTACTGCGAGTAATTTAA
- a CDS encoding alpha/beta hydrolase — MAGNYSGFFIKGEDGADIYLHLWVPEEIPRGIIQVFHGMAEQGGRYQNFARYMNEKGFVVCADDHRGHGKTAGSLDNVGYIGKDGFNKIVEDEYLIMKFLKEKYGNLPIVIFGHSFGSFVAQEFMIRYGKEVNGVILSGSSAVKELPLRFGYALAFVEKTLFGEKKRSKVLDRLTFGSYNKRIKGDNLSKFEWLSTDKEEVKKYEEDPYCGGVFTAGFFYYFFKGLLNLYKPQRLLAIPKDLPLFIISGEEDPVGEYGKLVKRLYELYKSIGLKQVNIKLYPGKRHELLNEVEREKVYEDILTWIGKRVLNYSQ; from the coding sequence ATGGCAGGTAATTATAGCGGTTTTTTTATAAAAGGGGAGGATGGGGCAGATATATACCTTCATCTTTGGGTGCCAGAGGAAATTCCCAGGGGTATTATTCAGGTATTTCATGGAATGGCTGAACAGGGGGGAAGATACCAAAATTTTGCCCGTTATATGAATGAAAAAGGATTTGTAGTATGTGCCGATGACCATAGAGGTCACGGGAAAACAGCAGGGAGCCTGGATAATGTAGGTTACATAGGAAAAGATGGCTTTAATAAGATAGTAGAAGATGAATATCTGATAATGAAGTTTTTGAAAGAAAAATACGGAAATCTTCCCATTGTTATATTTGGCCATAGTTTTGGATCTTTTGTGGCTCAAGAGTTTATGATAAGGTATGGCAAAGAAGTTAATGGCGTTATATTGAGCGGTTCCTCTGCAGTTAAGGAATTGCCTCTTAGATTTGGTTATGCTTTGGCTTTTGTCGAAAAAACACTTTTTGGTGAGAAAAAGAGGAGCAAAGTTTTAGATAGACTTACATTTGGAAGCTATAATAAAAGGATAAAGGGCGATAACCTGAGCAAATTTGAGTGGCTTTCAACAGATAAGGAAGAGGTTAAAAAATATGAAGAAGACCCTTATTGTGGCGGCGTCTTTACAGCGGGATTTTTTTATTACTTTTTTAAAGGACTTTTAAATCTGTATAAGCCTCAAAGGTTACTGGCAATACCAAAAGATTTGCCTTTATTTATAATTTCTGGAGAAGAAGATCCTGTAGGTGAGTATGGTAAATTAGTAAAGAGGCTCTATGAGCTTTACAAAAGTATAGGATTAAAACAAGTGAATATAAAGCTTTATCCAGGGAAAAGGCATGAGCTTCTCAATGAAGTAGAGAGGGAAAAGGTTTATGAAGATATTCTTACATGGATTGGAAAGAGAGTATTAAATTACTCGCAGTAA
- a CDS encoding DUF6431 domain-containing protein codes for MQIVFHVDNIEEYLRKGKDYNFPAPPDRCPYPDCKCRVKLKKHGFYYRYYLDGSNCIKIAIRRYICPVCKRTLSYLPDFCLPHFQYSFNMIVKSLKETLTREKTLSSFISDLKRNFPTILFSRQHIYFYTKRIMNNLSFIIYGLRQIDPYIKLSETDSQRERAREILDIISIVPLFSQRFYAHCQKSFLASLT; via the coding sequence ATGCAAATAGTTTTCCATGTTGATAACATTGAAGAGTATTTACGAAAGGGCAAAGATTACAATTTCCCTGCCCCGCCAGATAGATGTCCTTATCCCGATTGCAAGTGTAGAGTAAAACTAAAAAAGCACGGGTTTTATTACCGTTACTATTTAGACGGATCCAACTGTATAAAAATAGCCATAAGAAGATATATATGTCCTGTGTGCAAAAGAACTCTTTCCTACCTTCCTGATTTCTGTCTTCCCCATTTTCAGTATTCTTTCAATATGATTGTAAAGTCTTTAAAAGAGACACTTACAAGAGAAAAAACTCTCAGTTCTTTCATAAGTGACTTAAAAAGAAACTTTCCCACCATACTATTTTCAAGACAGCATATATATTTTTACACCAAAAGGATAATGAATAATTTAAGTTTTATCATATACGGATTAAGGCAAATAGACCCTTACATAAAGTTATCTGAGACTGACTCACAAAGAGAGAGGGCCAGAGAGATTTTGGACATAATAAGCATTGTACCACTCTTCTCCCAACGGTTTTATGCTCATTGCCAAAAATCATTTCTGGCCTCTCTCACATAA
- a CDS encoding copper amine oxidase N-terminal domain-containing protein: MLLKKRLVLVISAILMVSFFTVIAFANSTIKLIVNGSEIKPDVPPQIINGRTMVPIKWVAEAVGAEVKWDKQDRIVTNSFSDKVETDLISNYLRTAETPKHFVENFAHALQERNGAVARLFLSPEIRGQIKPEIIGPSTPVTKIEIKEVSYSNYYWVYNVKAYYGPYDNNSPTLAFEIKLTVEPERYPDCSVVSSRYFITKLDWINGKTEFIPN, encoded by the coding sequence ATGTTATTGAAAAAGAGGTTGGTATTGGTTATTAGTGCTATTCTAATGGTGTCGTTTTTTACCGTAATTGCTTTTGCGAATAGTACAATCAAATTGATTGTCAATGGTAGTGAAATTAAGCCAGATGTGCCACCGCAGATTATCAATGGAAGGACAATGGTGCCAATTAAGTGGGTAGCTGAAGCCGTAGGGGCAGAGGTGAAGTGGGACAAACAAGACAGAATTGTTACGAATTCTTTTAGTGATAAAGTAGAAACGGATTTGATTAGCAATTATTTGCGAACAGCTGAAACTCCTAAGCATTTTGTAGAAAACTTTGCCCATGCTTTGCAAGAACGAAATGGAGCTGTGGCTCGTTTATTTTTAAGTCCTGAAATTAGGGGGCAAATAAAACCTGAAATAATAGGTCCTTCTACACCTGTAACAAAAATAGAAATTAAAGAAGTTTCTTATAGTAATTATTATTGGGTATATAATGTTAAGGCATATTATGGTCCTTATGATAATAATTCACCAACATTAGCTTTTGAAATAAAGTTGACAGTAGAACCAGAAAGATATCCTGACTGTTCAGTGGTTTCGAGTAGGTATTTTATTACCAAATTGGATTGGATTAATGGTAAGACTGAATTTATACCTAATTAA
- a CDS encoding D-Ala-D-Ala carboxypeptidase family metallohydrolase — protein MSTDLKNTIFSVNIFNTNTSQWERYTLKGLEPMPKAENLSVYELADYSSDFDKLYTTYIFTDTKTLNQWNNYRKAIGTPIRITRAYCSVKHNKDLASKYPGQVAKYSQHMAGKAFDMVPYYGNITLEQMYKIALSYWTFVEPDYSSHVHGDARDPGSPYYPIVQYGSQNVYVATCQDALYYNGYLTLTDIDGIFGDITKTQL, from the coding sequence ATGAGTACCGATCTTAAAAATACAATTTTCTCAGTAAACATATTTAATACAAATACTTCTCAATGGGAAAGATATACTCTAAAAGGATTAGAACCAATGCCAAAAGCAGAAAATTTATCAGTATACGAATTGGCAGATTATAGCTCTGATTTTGATAAATTATATACTACTTATATTTTTACAGATACAAAAACACTAAATCAATGGAATAACTATAGAAAAGCAATAGGAACTCCTATACGTATCACCCGCGCATATTGCTCTGTTAAACACAATAAAGATTTAGCAAGTAAATATCCTGGACAAGTAGCAAAATATTCTCAACATATGGCAGGAAAAGCATTTGATATGGTCCCTTATTACGGAAATATAACATTAGAGCAAATGTATAAAATTGCTCTATCCTATTGGACTTTCGTTGAACCAGATTATAGCAGTCATGTTCATGGTGATGCAAGAGATCCAGGTTCCCCATATTATCCAATAGTTCAATACGGTAGTCAAAATGTTTATGTAGCAACTTGCCAGGATGCACTATATTACAATGGTTATCTCACACTTACTGATATAGATGGAATTTTTGGAGATATTACGAAAACGCAGTTATAA